A region of the Deltaproteobacteria bacterium PRO3 genome:
CAACAACCGCGGTGCCGCGGTCAAGAAACGCGACGACGTCCACAAAATGGCCGAGGCCAACAAGGCCTTCGCGCATTATCGATGGTAAGATTTTAGGAATGGGCCGAAACGATCGGCCCATATTTTTATGGCAGAGTACCCGCTAGCCAAAACTCGAAATATCGGCATCATGGCCCACATCGACGCCGGTAAGACCACGACGACGGAGCGCATCCTCTATTACACGGGGGTGTCGCATAAGATCGGCGAGGTCCACGAGGGCACGGCGGTGATGGACTGGATGGAGCAAGAGCAGGAGCGGGGGATCACGATCACCTCGGCGACCACCACCTGCTTCTGGAAGAACCACCGGGTCAACATCATCGACACGCCCGGCCACGTCGACTTCACCATCGAGGTCGAGCGGTCCCTGCGCGTCCTGGACGGCGCGGTCGGCGTCTTCTGCTCGGTGGGTGGCGTCGAACCCCAGTCCGAGACCGTCTGGCGTCAGGCCAACAAGTATCATGTCCCGCGCATCGCCTTCATCAACAAGATGGACCGCACCGGCGCCGACTTCTACCGGGCCGTCGCCGAGATGGACGAGCGCCTGCAGGCCAACCCGGTTCCCTTCCAGCTGCCGATGGGCGCGGAAGAGAATTTCCAGGGCGTGATCGACCTGCTGCGCATGAAGGCGATCCGCTTCGACGAAAGCTCCCTGGGCGCCAAGTTCGAAGAAATCGAAATTCCGGCCGAATACGCCGAAAAGGCCAAGGCCTACCGCGAGCAGCTGGTCGAGGCGGTGGTCGAGCACGAGGAAGGCTTGGTCGAGAAGTACCTGGCAGGCCAAGAATTGACCGTTGACGAGCTGAAGCGCGCCGCCCGCGCCGCGACCGTCAAGATGAAGATCACTCCCGTCTTCTGCGGAGCCGCCTTCAAGAACAAGGGCATCCAGCAGCTGCTCGACGCGGTGGTCGATTACCTGCCCAGCCCGCTCGACATCCCTCCCATCGAGGGCGTCGTGCCGCGCAAGCCCGACCTGGTCGAGAAGCGCGCCCCCGACGTGAAGGCGCCCTTCGCCGCGCTGGCCTTCAAGATCATGACCGATCCCTTCGTCGGCCACCTGACCTATTTCCGCGTCTATTCCGGCCGCCTCGAGGCCGGCTCCTACGTTTACAACTCGACCAAAGAGAAGAAAGAGCGCATCGGCCGCATCCTGCGGATGCACGCCAACCAGCGCGAAGAGATCAAGGACATCGGCGCCGGCGACATCGCCGCGGCGGTCGGCCTCAAGTTCACGACCACCGGCGACACGCTCTGCGACGAGTCCAAGCCGATCCTCCTCGAGTCCATCG
Encoded here:
- the fusA gene encoding elongation factor G produces the protein MAEYPLAKTRNIGIMAHIDAGKTTTTERILYYTGVSHKIGEVHEGTAVMDWMEQEQERGITITSATTTCFWKNHRVNIIDTPGHVDFTIEVERSLRVLDGAVGVFCSVGGVEPQSETVWRQANKYHVPRIAFINKMDRTGADFYRAVAEMDERLQANPVPFQLPMGAEENFQGVIDLLRMKAIRFDESSLGAKFEEIEIPAEYAEKAKAYREQLVEAVVEHEEGLVEKYLAGQELTVDELKRAARAATVKMKITPVFCGAAFKNKGIQQLLDAVVDYLPSPLDIPPIEGVVPRKPDLVEKRAPDVKAPFAALAFKIMTDPFVGHLTYFRVYSGRLEAGSYVYNSTKEKKERIGRILRMHANQREEIKDIGAGDIAAAVGLKFTTTGDTLCDESKPILLESIEFPEPVISVAIEPKTKADQEKLGVSLQKLAQEDPSFKVKIDEETGQTIIAGMGELHLEIIVDRMMREFKVDANVGRPQVAYRETIQAKAEAETKYIKQTGGRGMYGHVLLRVEPLERGKGFEFADAVVGGAIPKEFIPAVRKGVQEALEGGVLAGYPLVDLKATLYDGSFHDVDSSEIAFKIAGSMCVKEAARKASPVLLEPIMDVEVVVPEDFMGSVTGDLNSRRGRIMHTEVRAGSYVIKAQVPLANMFGYATDLRSQTQGRATFTMQFGRYEAVPKNIGEEIIAKSQGR